Proteins from a single region of Mycoplasma leachii PG50:
- a CDS encoding BspA family leucine-rich repeat surface protein — protein sequence MFSKTKLFNGDITKWNISNVTSMRQMFQGAKGFKRSLSSWKPIKVTHAKDFRKDAESNIPKENLPKFSEEILKTL from the coding sequence ATGTTTAGTAAAACAAAATTATTTAATGGTGATATTACTAAATGAAATATATCTAATGTTACATCGATGAGACAAATGTTCCAAGGCGCAAAAGGATTTAAACGTAGTTTAAGTTCTTGAAAACCAATAAAAGTAACTCACGCAAAAGATTTTAGAAAAGATGCTGAATCAAATATACCAAAAGAAAATCTTCCAAAGTTTTCAGAAGAAATACTTAAAACATTATAA
- a CDS encoding ATP-dependent helicase: MSVDNLLNLLNTQQLAAVLNTDKPVRIIAGAGSGKTRVITTKIAYLIEKQNIDPSRILAVTFTNKAAKEMKERVLQITNNSFKSPFISTFHSWCSKVLRIDGKHIGLEDKFLIIDSDDQKRIIKSALKESNIELNENDKKTFDKKILYKIKEWKEELVDPSEAILNATSTLEKNFAAIYRLYQNTLLKNNSLDFDDLQIYVYLLFKQNNEILNKWRNAYDYVLVDEFQDTNELQFSLIKFLTINTNHLTVVGDPDQTIYSWRGAKLDIILNFNKTYSNAISIVLNQNYRSTKQILDISNSFIKNNKFREHKEIFTNNKSGKKVVLKECNSKTSEASYVSSKIKELVKQGYHYKDIFILYRMNAWSQEFEKELANKKIPFQLIGGIKFRERKVIKDAMAFLKMISIKDNLSSQRVLGLIPKIGNITIEKIINTANLNHLNIFDLITNENRTLLHSITKNLDELIEVFKTAHQLYLDNTNIEEILKYLLIQSGYENKLKVKKEQDDLENINALYDQLKRFDEDFDPKYYSEENKLIAFLQEEALASDIDEAEQIDKVSLLTVHAAKGLENKVVFITGLNQGVFPSRLSETSISELEEERRALYVALTRAKEELFLTYVKGDYSHIMQSELKPSKFIHELDKDLYEFETQFLNTLLYDSNDYKQSSFYVSPKQHNLYNVGDHVEHKLFGKGVVVKIINDQLQISFTNSSYGIMMIATNNSALSKV; the protein is encoded by the coding sequence ATGTCAGTGGATAATTTGTTAAATTTACTAAACACTCAACAATTAGCAGCAGTTTTAAATACAGATAAACCAGTAAGAATTATTGCTGGAGCTGGTAGTGGTAAAACTAGAGTAATTACAACTAAAATTGCTTATTTAATAGAAAAACAAAACATCGATCCTAGTAGAATTTTAGCTGTAACATTTACAAATAAAGCTGCTAAAGAAATGAAAGAACGTGTTTTACAAATTACAAATAATTCTTTTAAAAGTCCGTTTATTTCTACTTTTCACTCATGATGTTCTAAAGTATTAAGAATTGATGGAAAACATATTGGATTAGAAGATAAATTTTTAATTATTGATAGTGATGATCAAAAAAGAATTATTAAATCAGCTTTAAAAGAATCAAATATTGAACTAAATGAAAACGATAAAAAAACTTTTGATAAAAAAATTCTTTATAAAATAAAAGAATGAAAAGAAGAATTAGTTGATCCAAGTGAAGCTATTTTAAATGCTACAAGCACTTTAGAAAAAAACTTTGCAGCTATTTATAGGTTGTATCAAAATACGCTTTTAAAAAATAATTCTTTAGATTTTGATGATTTACAAATTTATGTTTATCTATTATTTAAACAAAATAATGAAATTTTAAATAAATGAAGAAATGCTTATGATTATGTTTTAGTTGATGAGTTTCAAGATACTAATGAACTTCAATTTAGCTTAATTAAATTTTTAACTATAAATACTAATCATTTAACAGTAGTTGGAGATCCTGATCAAACTATTTATTCTTGAAGAGGAGCTAAATTAGATATTATTTTAAACTTTAATAAAACATATAGTAATGCTATAAGTATTGTTTTAAATCAAAACTATAGATCAACAAAACAAATATTAGATATTTCTAATAGTTTTATTAAAAACAATAAATTTAGAGAACACAAAGAAATTTTTACTAATAATAAATCAGGTAAAAAAGTAGTTTTAAAAGAATGTAATTCAAAAACTAGTGAAGCTAGTTATGTAAGCTCTAAGATTAAAGAACTAGTTAAACAAGGTTATCATTATAAAGATATTTTTATTTTATATAGAATGAATGCTTGGTCTCAAGAATTTGAAAAAGAACTAGCAAATAAAAAAATTCCTTTTCAATTAATTGGTGGAATTAAGTTTAGAGAAAGAAAAGTAATTAAAGATGCTATGGCATTTTTAAAAATGATTTCAATTAAAGATAATTTATCTAGTCAAAGAGTTTTAGGTTTAATTCCAAAAATTGGAAATATTACAATTGAAAAAATTATAAATACTGCTAATTTAAATCATTTGAATATATTTGATTTAATTACAAATGAAAATAGAACACTTTTACATTCAATTACTAAAAACTTAGATGAACTTATTGAAGTGTTTAAAACAGCTCATCAGTTATATTTAGATAATACAAATATTGAAGAAATCTTAAAATATTTACTAATTCAATCTGGTTATGAAAATAAATTAAAAGTTAAAAAAGAGCAAGACGATTTAGAAAATATTAATGCTTTATATGATCAATTAAAAAGATTTGATGAAGATTTTGATCCAAAATATTATAGTGAAGAAAATAAACTAATTGCTTTTTTACAAGAAGAAGCCTTAGCTAGTGATATTGATGAAGCTGAACAAATTGATAAAGTTTCATTACTAACAGTTCATGCAGCCAAAGGATTAGAAAATAAAGTAGTTTTTATTACTGGATTAAACCAAGGAGTTTTTCCATCAAGACTATCTGAAACTAGTATTAGTGAATTAGAAGAAGAAAGACGTGCTTTATATGTTGCTTTAACTAGAGCAAAAGAAGAATTATTTTTAACTTATGTTAAAGGCGATTATTCTCATATTATGCAATCAGAATTAAAGCCAAGTAAATTTATTCATGAACTTGATAAAGACTTATATGAATTTGAAACTCAATTTTTAAATACTTTACTTTATGATTCAAATGATTATAAACAAAGTTCATTTTATGTTAGTCCAAAACAACATAATTTATATAATGTTGGTGATCATGTTGAACATAAATTATTTGGAAAAGGTGTTGTAGTTAAAATAATTAATGATCAATTACAAATTTCATTTACAAATTCAAGTTATGGAATTATGATGATTGCTACTAATAATTCTGCTTTAAGTAAGGTATAA
- a CDS encoding MSC_0775 family lipoprotein, with product MFKSKKLIIPLLTTLAVVPSLVVVSCKNPLSNQSLSEKIYLNYNLQTEKDKQEFENYNQINMLSEINQYFTKHDHNKDLVKFTTDGASGDTVEFNNIMKNNYASKYIKFDQDKFKEIIKKEFNLSDSFLKRLEFEVDYNNISRDYGNNFDVIFPIRVKLPLVSHNNFKYQQGLFIEQTFKFRIKNVKASGSEKIDVSRIKDIYNELVKLKDKNSFTASVKTVTEETKKLVDEWGIHELNSTQLSSIFDVKTEEFVKLVKDKEVEHKVTITDVDLSDPSLAINEGLLKLRLGVKIKGKETETGVNVWIKFNFNQKDTFWKELKISESIKVNTVKFSETNTDFTKLMNDNLIIKSKSKFIKNIKLSSIDKTTDYRNSGVLLEVLTNESKDNVIKLHKKIGVGKYTDLYSADFTKNNIHAPNFATEKLTQENLKSINKDFFRQFDSELFSGGYARSRGFYSEKVKSPKFMHIGEDYIAKDFEAVLMPYDGEIIAAYELSTNVPFAGVGTVLVAKVPITSLPWSPKQKEIELNDNKTHIYISFLHLDAQRTLNNDKLGWTAETATLGDKRTVKVVKSVTSSTPKKVSKGTVIGYLGDHSSNGGWMSHAHINLYTNRPNYLSENYFSSKTTRAQLDDKRAEGYKSSVSNNKFSTIGNIGVEQKTDTKIYQVDPKTGKEDKKKEITIELPQYYNGLSMLGFEKTKGYANPNLMYKLRDERTVSFSVKEVNKL from the coding sequence ATGTTTAAGAGCAAGAAATTGATAATTCCTTTACTAACTACACTAGCTGTTGTTCCTTCGCTTGTTGTAGTTTCTTGTAAAAATCCTTTATCTAATCAATCTTTAAGTGAAAAAATTTATTTAAACTATAATTTACAAACTGAAAAAGACAAACAAGAATTTGAAAACTATAACCAAATTAATATGTTAAGTGAAATTAATCAATATTTTACTAAACACGACCACAACAAAGATTTAGTTAAATTTACAACTGATGGTGCATCTGGAGATACAGTTGAATTTAACAATATAATGAAAAATAACTATGCATCAAAATATATAAAATTTGATCAAGATAAATTTAAAGAAATCATTAAAAAAGAATTTAATTTATCTGATAGTTTTTTAAAAAGATTAGAATTTGAAGTTGATTATAATAACATATCAAGAGATTATGGTAATAACTTTGATGTTATTTTTCCTATAAGAGTAAAACTTCCTTTAGTTAGTCATAATAATTTTAAATACCAACAAGGTTTATTCATTGAACAAACTTTTAAATTTAGAATTAAAAATGTAAAAGCAAGTGGTAGTGAAAAAATAGATGTATCTAGGATTAAAGATATATACAATGAACTTGTTAAATTAAAAGATAAAAATAGCTTTACAGCTAGTGTTAAAACAGTAACTGAAGAAACTAAAAAACTAGTTGATGAATGAGGAATTCATGAATTAAATTCAACTCAACTAAGTTCTATTTTTGATGTTAAAACTGAAGAATTTGTTAAATTAGTTAAAGATAAAGAAGTTGAACATAAAGTTACTATTACTGATGTAGATTTATCTGATCCTAGTCTAGCTATTAATGAAGGATTATTAAAATTAAGACTAGGTGTAAAAATTAAAGGAAAAGAAACTGAAACTGGTGTTAATGTTTGAATTAAGTTTAACTTTAATCAAAAAGACACATTTTGAAAAGAATTAAAAATAAGTGAATCTATTAAAGTTAATACTGTTAAGTTTTCTGAAACTAATACTGATTTTACTAAGTTAATGAATGACAATTTAATAATAAAATCTAAGTCTAAATTCATTAAAAATATTAAATTAAGTTCAATTGATAAAACAACAGATTATAGAAATTCTGGTGTACTTTTAGAAGTATTAACTAATGAAAGTAAAGATAATGTAATAAAACTACATAAAAAAATAGGTGTAGGAAAATACACAGATTTATATAGTGCTGATTTTACTAAAAATAATATTCACGCTCCTAACTTTGCAACTGAAAAATTAACTCAAGAAAATCTAAAAAGTATAAATAAAGACTTCTTTAGACAATTTGATTCAGAACTATTTTCTGGAGGGTATGCTAGATCTAGAGGATTTTATAGTGAAAAAGTAAAAAGTCCTAAATTTATGCACATAGGTGAAGATTATATAGCTAAAGACTTTGAAGCTGTATTAATGCCATATGATGGTGAAATTATAGCAGCTTATGAATTAAGTACTAATGTTCCATTTGCTGGTGTTGGTACTGTATTGGTTGCTAAAGTTCCAATTACTAGCCTACCATGATCTCCTAAACAAAAAGAAATCGAATTAAACGATAATAAAACACATATTTACATTTCGTTCTTACATTTAGATGCACAAAGAACCTTAAATAATGATAAACTAGGATGAACTGCTGAGACTGCAACATTAGGTGATAAAAGAACAGTAAAAGTTGTAAAAAGTGTCACTTCAAGCACACCAAAAAAAGTCTCAAAAGGTACAGTTATTGGTTATTTAGGCGATCATTCATCAAACGGTGGATGAATGAGTCATGCTCACATTAACTTATACACAAATAGACCTAATTATTTATCAGAAAATTATTTTTCATCTAAAACAACTAGAGCACAACTAGATGATAAAAGAGCCGAAGGTTATAAATCTAGTGTTTCAAATAATAAGTTTTCTACAATTGGAAATATAGGTGTTGAGCAAAAAACAGATACTAAAATATATCAAGTTGATCCTAAAACTGGTAAAGAAGATAAAAAGAAAGAAATCACAATTGAACTACCACAATACTATAATGGTTTAAGTATGTTAGGTTTTGAAAAAACTAAAGGTTATGCTAATCCAAATTTAATGTATAAATTAAGAGATGAAAGAACAGTTTCATTTAGTGTAAAAGAAGTTAACAAATTATAA
- a CDS encoding BspA family leucine-rich repeat surface protein: protein MQVDNNSSEINKLNISYFNKTITFIPKTVLKDEVKEKYDKSKNQLLQIGYKLDNTLKSIKMNTVDKNTKKVPLHLPLKINSLDNAFRNLESERIDNLDKWKITNVKYLTETFSDTTTFDQDISNWDVSNVIDITKMFAGASKFNQDLNSWDTKNVKECMECFEMLKISMVLCLS, encoded by the coding sequence TTGCAAGTTGATAATAATAGTAGTGAAATAAATAAGTTAAATATTAGTTATTTTAATAAAACAATTACTTTTATTCCTAAAACAGTTTTAAAAGACGAAGTTAAAGAAAAATATGATAAATCTAAAAATCAATTATTACAAATTGGTTATAAACTAGATAATACGTTAAAAAGTATAAAAATGAACACAGTTGACAAAAATACAAAAAAAGTTCCACTGCATCTTCCTTTAAAAATTAATTCATTAGACAATGCATTTAGAAATTTAGAATCAGAACGTATAGATAATTTAGATAAATGAAAAATAACTAATGTAAAATACTTAACTGAAACATTTAGTGATACAACAACTTTTGATCAAGATATTAGTAATTGAGATGTTTCAAATGTTATTGATATAACTAAAATGTTTGCTGGAGCAAGTAAATTTAATCAAGATTTAAATTCTTGAGATACAAAAAATGTTAAAGAATGCATGGAATGTTTTGAGATGCTGAAAATTTCAATGGTTCTGTGTTTAAGTTAA
- a CDS encoding glycosyltransferase: MLVSFIIVSQTHLNRLKTTIDSIKHQTNDSHQTIIINDSKYTDNAKRKYIKEIFDNSNNIILSENNIPQDTSSDWNIAMGLATGKYVVFVKEGDFLYPNFVEQIQKVSEKNNADLIEFNQNYNGLLEDQISYNLLKGNKLYDLNKNYEVFAYIQRLIYTKAFKLEIIKQKNLSFRRKVRFDHLFTYKFLSLANNCYILDDYLSLHRISIMKYSAFDLLRQWPHIINYFRQIDKYKVLSDQLTYAHYYQTCYKFLNLIEKYNNPVLYKKALNFTQSKVKNKINGFVKKNKIFLENKDPEFNKRMNDFERFIYSELKKIK; the protein is encoded by the coding sequence ATGCTGGTATCTTTTATTATTGTGTCTCAAACACATTTAAATAGATTAAAAACAACTATTGACTCTATAAAACATCAAACTAATGACTCACACCAAACTATTATTATAAATGACTCTAAATATACAGATAATGCAAAAAGAAAATATATAAAAGAAATTTTTGATAATTCAAATAACATCATTTTAAGCGAAAATAATATTCCACAAGATACTTCAAGTGATTGAAACATTGCAATGGGATTAGCAACAGGAAAATATGTTGTTTTTGTTAAAGAAGGCGATTTTTTATATCCCAATTTTGTTGAACAAATTCAAAAAGTATCTGAGAAAAACAATGCTGATTTAATAGAATTTAATCAAAATTATAATGGTTTACTTGAAGATCAAATTTCATATAATCTTTTAAAAGGTAATAAATTATATGATTTAAATAAAAATTATGAAGTATTTGCTTATATTCAAAGACTTATTTATACTAAAGCTTTTAAACTTGAGATAATTAAACAAAAAAATTTAAGCTTTAGAAGAAAAGTTAGATTTGACCACTTATTTACTTATAAATTTTTATCTTTAGCAAATAATTGTTATATACTTGATGACTATTTATCATTGCATAGAATTTCTATTATGAAATATTCAGCTTTTGATTTATTAAGACAATGACCACACATTATTAATTACTTTAGACAAATTGATAAATATAAAGTTCTTTCAGATCAATTAACTTATGCTCATTATTATCAAACTTGTTATAAATTTTTAAATTTAATTGAAAAATATAACAACCCTGTTTTATATAAAAAAGCTTTGAATTTTACTCAAAGTAAAGTAAAAAACAAAATTAATGGTTTTGTTAAAAAAAATAAAATCTTTTTAGAAAATAAAGATCCTGAATTTAATAAAAGAATGAATGATTTTGAGCGTTTTATATATAGTGAACTTAAAAAAATAAAATAA
- a CDS encoding DUF285 domain-containing protein, with the protein MQIMFSGAFNFNQDLNEWDTSKVENMAVSNV; encoded by the coding sequence ATGCAAATTATGTTTAGTGGAGCTTTTAATTTCAATCAGGATTTAAATGAATGAGATACTTCTAAAGTAGAAAATATGGCAGTGTCGAATGTTTAG
- the msrB gene encoding peptide-methionine (R)-S-oxide reductase MsrB has protein sequence MNKVIYLAGGCFWGVEAYFSKLKGVIDAENGYANGISEKTKYYSLSKTLHAETVKVTYDSNQISLEELLVHYFRIIHPDSLNKQGNDVGTQYRTGVYYTDINDKKVIELVFLEYKKQYDEFYVELEELKNYMTAEDYHQDYLDKNPTGYCHVNLNIDFNLTKKEEELIKLIRKELSLDELSLNVLKYSATEKPHTSEFNDEHRKGIYVEKITGEVLFASNTKFNAGCGWPSFTAPINNKAVEYKADYSHNMHRVEVRSKTGDNHLGHVFNDGPKEMGGLRYCINGAAIEFIPYEEMEKKGYSEYKKLLD, from the coding sequence ATGAATAAAGTTATCTATTTAGCTGGTGGTTGTTTTTGAGGTGTTGAGGCATATTTTTCTAAATTAAAAGGTGTAATTGATGCTGAAAATGGATATGCTAATGGGATTAGTGAAAAAACTAAATATTATAGTTTATCTAAAACTTTACATGCTGAAACAGTTAAAGTTACTTATGATTCAAATCAAATTTCACTAGAAGAATTACTAGTGCATTATTTTAGAATTATTCATCCTGATTCTTTAAATAAGCAAGGAAATGATGTAGGAACACAATATAGAACTGGTGTTTATTATACTGATATAAATGATAAAAAAGTTATTGAATTAGTGTTTTTAGAATACAAAAAACAATATGATGAATTTTATGTTGAATTAGAAGAATTAAAAAACTATATGACAGCTGAAGACTATCATCAAGATTATTTAGATAAAAACCCAACAGGTTATTGTCATGTTAATTTAAATATAGATTTTAATTTAACAAAAAAAGAAGAAGAACTTATTAAGTTAATAAGAAAAGAATTAAGTTTAGACGAATTAAGTTTAAATGTTTTAAAATATTCAGCAACAGAAAAACCACACACTTCAGAATTTAATGACGAACATAGAAAAGGTATTTATGTTGAAAAAATAACTGGAGAAGTGTTATTTGCTTCAAATACTAAGTTTAATGCTGGTTGTGGTTGGCCAAGTTTTACAGCTCCAATTAATAATAAAGCTGTTGAATATAAAGCAGATTATTCTCACAATATGCATAGAGTTGAAGTTAGATCAAAAACTGGAGACAACCATTTAGGACACGTTTTTAATGATGGTCCTAAAGAAATGGGTGGATTAAGATATTGTATTAATGGGGCAGCTATTGAATTTATTCCATATGAAGAAATGGAAAAAAAGGGGTATTCTGAATACAAAAAACTTTTAGATTAA
- a CDS encoding MSC_0775 family lipoprotein: protein MINKKYKKSVLVVLCSLPILSTSIVIGCKTTQNQQGIYKIVDFEKENQINILSEINQFFEKHDFNEQLVQFVNKDSHNYITLDSLMKNNYAAKYVKFDKDKFKQIIKKEFNLSDDYLNKLEIEVDYTNIDRDYSNNFDIVFPIRIKRQLENHKKASYQPGLFTEQIIKFRLKNVKSSPSEAFFAEELKDVFNKLKELKYDNFTARIKTNISNELKNQIDQWNINELDSTQLSNIFEINISEFDQLKTNNPNFVFKSTIFGVDFSDKNLALNEGYLKVRFAVKESFDSSEKAKKLIEINKEINNLVTKKEKLEKDKSDSNKIEIDKLIQQINQKTIELKAIQKKSLPAEAGITKLIKFKFDWNDQFWKNIKLNEVIKIDTIKYGISNTDFLSLTKDNLIVKILNKDVRNVDIKKIEKTNDFRNAKLVLDVLLKDNKKLELNKKIGVGKYSLLYENDFIKNNIQAPYFTTERLTQENLQSVNKDFFRQFDSELFSGGYASSRGFYAPKITTPIFMHIGEDYVANDFQAVLMPYDGEIIAAYELTTKIPFTGVGTVVVVKIKVSDLDWSPKEKEIYLNDNKEHIYMSFLHLDASRTLNNQKLGWSAEKVVLNNNRTIQVVKSLTPEKPQKVAKNTIIGYLGNNASNGGWMSHAHVNLYTNRPSYLSENYFSTKANQGLSEDRIKQYHQNINGKETWRQFGNIGLHQSPQRPPYTINEVDQITGVEKLDENKKKIVVKNEQALFLPNLSMSLFEKRLGYANPNLVYRLRDNKTVSFSVKEVNKLT, encoded by the coding sequence ATGATAAATAAAAAATATAAAAAATCAGTTCTTGTTGTACTTTGTAGTTTACCAATACTTTCAACTTCTATAGTTATTGGGTGTAAAACAACTCAAAATCAACAAGGTATTTATAAAATAGTAGATTTTGAAAAAGAAAACCAGATAAACATATTATCTGAAATTAATCAGTTTTTTGAAAAACACGACTTTAATGAACAACTAGTACAATTTGTTAATAAAGATTCACATAACTATATAACTCTAGATAGTTTAATGAAAAATAACTATGCAGCTAAATATGTTAAATTTGATAAAGATAAATTTAAACAAATTATTAAAAAAGAGTTTAATCTTTCTGATGATTATTTAAATAAGTTAGAAATAGAAGTTGATTACACTAATATTGATAGAGATTATTCTAATAATTTTGATATTGTTTTTCCTATTAGAATAAAAAGACAATTAGAAAATCATAAAAAAGCTAGTTATCAACCTGGATTATTTACTGAACAAATAATTAAGTTTAGATTAAAAAATGTAAAAAGTTCACCTAGTGAAGCGTTTTTTGCTGAAGAGTTAAAAGATGTTTTTAATAAGTTAAAAGAACTTAAATATGATAACTTTACAGCAAGAATTAAAACTAATATTTCTAATGAGCTTAAAAATCAAATAGATCAATGAAATATTAATGAATTAGACTCAACTCAACTTTCAAATATTTTTGAAATAAATATTTCTGAATTTGATCAATTAAAAACAAACAATCCTAATTTTGTTTTTAAATCAACAATTTTTGGTGTTGATTTTAGTGATAAAAATTTAGCTTTAAATGAAGGTTATTTAAAAGTTAGATTTGCAGTTAAAGAAAGTTTTGATTCATCTGAAAAAGCTAAAAAACTAATTGAAATTAATAAAGAAATTAATAACTTAGTTACAAAAAAAGAGAAATTAGAAAAAGATAAGTCTGATTCAAATAAAATAGAAATTGATAAATTAATTCAACAAATTAATCAAAAAACAATAGAACTAAAAGCGATTCAAAAAAAATCTTTACCAGCTGAAGCAGGAATAACTAAATTAATAAAATTTAAATTTGATTGAAATGATCAATTTTGAAAAAACATTAAATTAAATGAAGTTATTAAAATTGATACTATTAAATATGGAATTTCTAATACTGATTTTTTATCATTAACTAAAGATAATTTAATAGTTAAAATTCTTAATAAAGATGTTAGAAATGTTGATATTAAAAAAATAGAAAAAACTAATGATTTTAGAAATGCAAAATTAGTTTTAGATGTTTTATTAAAAGATAATAAAAAATTAGAATTAAATAAAAAAATAGGTGTTGGAAAATATAGTTTATTATATGAAAATGACTTTATAAAAAATAATATTCAAGCTCCTTATTTTACAACCGAAAGATTAACTCAAGAAAATTTACAATCTGTAAATAAAGACTTTTTTAGACAATTTGATTCAGAATTATTTTCTGGAGGTTATGCTTCATCAAGAGGATTTTATGCTCCAAAAATTACTACACCAATATTTATGCATATTGGAGAAGATTACGTAGCTAATGATTTTCAAGCTGTATTAATGCCATATGATGGAGAGATTATAGCTGCATATGAATTAACTACTAAAATACCATTTACTGGAGTTGGAACAGTTGTAGTTGTTAAAATAAAAGTTTCTGATTTAGATTGATCTCCTAAAGAAAAAGAAATCTATTTAAATGATAATAAAGAGCATATTTATATGTCATTTTTACATTTAGATGCATCAAGAACTTTAAATAATCAAAAATTAGGATGAAGCGCAGAAAAAGTTGTTTTAAATAACAATAGAACAATTCAAGTTGTTAAAAGTTTAACACCAGAAAAACCACAAAAAGTAGCAAAAAATACTATTATTGGTTATTTAGGTAATAATGCATCTAATGGTGGATGAATGAGTCATGCTCATGTTAACTTATATACAAATAGACCTAGTTATTTATCTGAAAATTATTTTTCAACTAAAGCTAATCAAGGATTATCTGAAGATAGAATCAAACAATATCATCAAAATATAAATGGAAAAGAAACTTGAAGACAATTTGGAAATATTGGTTTACATCAATCTCCACAAAGACCACCATACACTATAAATGAAGTTGATCAGATAACTGGAGTAGAAAAACTAGATGAAAATAAAAAGAAGATTGTAGTAAAAAATGAACAAGCTTTATTTTTACCAAACTTAAGTATGAGTTTATTTGAAAAAAGATTAGGTTATGCTAATCCAAATTTAGTGTATAGATTAAGAGATAATAAAACAGTTTCATTTAGTGTAAAAGAAGTAAATAAATTAACATAA
- a CDS encoding RDD family protein, with protein MSDSLITSKTNDLKLDINNYKLASLWKVFFARLFDLLICSIPLIIISIFLKIKIGDIISLLAKYLVSFVWTFFYFVVLSFLLKGNSCCKKLFKIELKSLNTKKISFKQVLVREIWFIFIPLFIGFIFTIIFALLLPSNFVKKQAWRISLSLIVYQIGLVIVLFWFLGLMISIRLQANHQSFIDIKLNLIVIEKQKTIVNKQIKSNKILTRNDKHISLNEQPGNFDLEFINELKQDLDSDDLKDKKNSE; from the coding sequence ATGAGCGATTCTTTAATTACTAGTAAAACAAATGATCTTAAACTAGATATTAATAACTACAAATTAGCTAGTTTATGAAAAGTTTTTTTTGCTAGGCTTTTTGATTTGTTAATTTGCTCAATTCCATTAATTATCATTTCAATTTTTCTTAAAATTAAAATTGGTGATATTATAAGTTTGCTTGCTAAGTATTTAGTATCTTTTGTGTGAACTTTTTTTTATTTTGTTGTTTTAAGTTTTTTATTAAAAGGAAATAGTTGTTGTAAAAAACTTTTTAAAATAGAGCTAAAAAGTTTAAATACTAAAAAAATTAGTTTTAAACAAGTATTAGTTAGAGAAATTTGATTTATTTTTATCCCTTTATTTATTGGTTTTATTTTTACAATTATTTTTGCTCTTTTATTACCTAGTAATTTTGTAAAAAAACAAGCTTGAAGAATCTCTTTATCTTTAATTGTTTATCAAATAGGTTTAGTTATTGTTTTATTTTGATTTTTAGGATTGATGATTTCAATTAGACTACAAGCTAATCATCAATCTTTTATTGATATTAAATTGAATTTAATTGTAATTGAAAAACAAAAAACAATAGTAAATAAACAAATTAAATCTAATAAAATTTTAACTAGAAATGATAAACATATTTCTTTAAATGAACAACCTGGTAATTTTGATTTAGAATTTATAAATGAGTTAAAACAAGATTTAGATAGTGATGATCTAAAAGATAAAAAAAATAGTGAGTAG